The genome window AGATACCCAAGTGAGTAATAGGTATCACCCAAGatgggaaaggggaagacAGACTCGGATACAGAAACAGAGACAGAAACAGAGACAGTGTGAAGACGAGTGGGACTTCAACCGAATCTATGCTCGATTGCTTTCCCTTTTCggtcttaattttaattactattatctgTCGGGGTCCATGGATTGCGCCGTGCGCTGATCGATCGGGCTTTTGCCTAGACATGGACTCGAGATGGACAGAGAGACAcacagaaagagagagatccCTCAAGGCACTAAAACTCCTCCGGTGCAATAAAACAACGCACATGGGCTTCCAGCCATGGTTCTAGGGGCTTCCGTCGAAACGACAGGGGGGATAAGGGAAAAAtcaagagaaaaagcaaacatgctGATTAGCGGTCGGAAATCGTCTCCTcgacgcacacacacacacacaaagctgttgttgtcgttgttgcTTATGGAATGATGAGCTGAGACGGTAATCTAATGAATGATATGCGTTCTACTTTCCCCAAGACAATTAACTAAACGATACCGCAATGACCTACAGAGTCCACTTCGCTACAGATTACTATCGATTATCTATTTCCCCAAGGGCCCAGAATCAATAACatgataattaatctatctgACCGTCGAGCACCGAGCTCTCAGCTCGGGGCTCTCGGTCAGACGCGATGATCTCACGGGGACTTCCGTTGGGCGAGTATTGGCGGTGGGTTCGACGGAACCACAAAGGGCTGCTAGTGAATTAATTGATAGGCGATGGATGCGATACAATGTGCAATGGGATCATGGATAATCGAAGTCATGCATGGACTTCGGCCATTATCTTGGAGgaatttttttcattttttcaCCGGCTGAAGTAAGACAAATCTATCATTGGCACCGTTACTATCCGGCGGACTACTCTtcgaaagagagagagagagagacagaggtCAAAATATTCGCGCGTTTGTTCGGGGTAAACTCCATACTGTCAGCAGGCGAGCACGCTGATTGACGGGTTCATTGTGGACATGCATACGTACctacatgcatgcatgcagctACTGGGTAGGTACAGACAGACTTACGGAGCACAGTGCCTAGGATTACCTAGTGCATAAGCAGTCCTGAGACTCTATGAACCCAAACAGCATGATATCCGAACAGCCTCGAATTTGACCGAGGGATGTTTTGTTCCTCCTTTCCTGCTTCTCCCTTGTCCCGACAATACGAGCGAGACGTCAAACTCAGGCACCACCGGATCTTCATTCGCTTAGAGGGGAGACGTCGGGGCCCAGTTTCAACGTTTCTCTCCACCGGGCAACAGAAGTTGTGCTAGCCCAAAGTTGTAGTGTCTTGACTGGACGCCCGACGGAAGCTTTCTCGGCCTGGCTGAACCTTGTGAACGCCAGAGCGGATCCTGTGTGTCGGGATAAGCTGGTTGACTTGCCAGATTGGTTCGGGGACCCAGAGGGAAGCCACGGGCTGGAAGGGGATGCTTGAACCATGGTTCCGGTAAATGGCAATTGGGTGAAAGGTTGCATCCGCGCCAGGCACAAACAAACATTTTCCAACATGACAGGTATAACTCTAACTCAAAAATCGTTATTCTCATAACTCTGCTAGCCAAGGGTGGGAACAACAACATATACACATACattatacatacatacatacatctaCAGCCACAACCCACTAATATCTGCTAGCACTTGCGCTCTTCTCCATTGCTGTACTAACTACTGGATCTACCTGCTGGAATTGGAGGACAGCTCCGACGGGAGGGGACGGTGGCAGACGCGAACGGCGCACAGAATCCGCCCAAGCGGTGGTGGATTATTATATCCACTTAACGTGGTGAAATCGACTCATCATATTAAATCGACACGCGACCATCCTGGTCAGTCCCCATCTTAAAAGAGACAGATTCATGCAGTGACCAGGATGTCCGGGCTTGCGAGACCCAGTGAGGATATGGATATATAGCAGTAGTGCTCCTCTCTGTTCCACCGCGTGCGGTACAGTCTTAGGTACCGAGGAACACCAAGGAAAATTACCACGCGAGCCACCTGCAAAGTAAATGGTAGTATTGAGTACTGGGACGCGTTGCTTCCCAGCAAGTgtcatgattgattgattgttcaGTCGGTCTCCGTCTCCAATGGGTCTTGCCTCGGGCCCGAGATGACAGAATTCCCACATGTGCTTCGGCCGTCTCCAACCGACCAAAAGACgttggatgaatggataCTCTCACAGCGTCCGTTGAAAGTCAATTGGAAACGTCATGTCAGCTGTCAATTGCTACTTTCCCCATGGTCGGTTATCGTTAGTACGGAGACTACGGACTCTACGGGTGGACCTCGGAACCTGGAGGTGAAAAGGAACCATTGCAGGATgaaaaggaggggaagaagagagggaggagaggggaaaggattCAGATTCAGATGGGTTACTCGATTGAGTCATCCCAGATCTCAGTTCTCAGATCGAGTGCGAACACACCGCCAATATGTTTCTCAACTTGACTAACCCAGAACTTGCTTATGCGCCTCTTACATGTACCTGCATCTCTCGTGCAGCCCGTCACGTTTCCCCCCTTCACgtttcttgctttttaattttcttttctttttcttttcttacaTGGACCGGCGGTCTGGATGTGCATCCTGCTCGTGGGAGAACCGTCCCAGCCAGCAGGGAAGACGTGTCCAATATGGAGTTCACTCACTCCAATGACTGGGGCAGCTGTGGACAGGAACACTGCATGAGAATCGGTAGGCATCCGCCTGCTTCCAGCCGTCAATggctactaataataatgaataatgCCGACGCAAGAAGCAGTTCTTCCGGTGCAGCTGAGGCTCGTCAGCTGATCCACCGAGggtcttttttgtttttccctctccttacGTATATTTTACTTACATACCCTTCTCCAAACAAGTATTGGAGATACCGAAACAGATACGGATACCCACTATCCGCACCAcccataccataccatacaaGTATAGGTACTATacttatcctcctccatctttgTGCAGATACCCACAGTAAGGCCATAATGGAGAGCCCCATTGAGAGATAATATCTCGCAGATAAGAGaagccacacacacacacagagagtgagagggtcggagaaagagacggagcaaggaagaaagaaagaaagagaaagagactgAccgaagggaaaaaaaaccCCTCTCAGACATACACACACGCACAACCATCACTACAAAGAAAAATCCCACCACCAAACCAACAATTTCcctcacacacacatcttccccccaaactagcccccatccacatctcAAATCCTCAAACAAAACAACTAACTTCACACATCTCGCTTCAGCCCCAAAAGGCTGGCAGGCAAGCAGTAACAACACCACACCCAGCCTcccaactacttactactaccacaccACTGTCTCAGATCCAACCTTATTAACCACCACTATGTccatccctttcttttccaagtTACACCTATCCTCCCCTAGCGTGTAGCaccatccaacccaacccacccatTTCCACACAcgccccccctctccctcccttcccttgcCCCCaacttctttctccatcgTTCGAAGGACTCCTGACGATCCCTGGTGTCTAGACTCGAGACTAGAGACGATAGGTAATAGCCCAGCCCTTTCCTTCGCTGTtattgtgggtggtggtgggggggtCATAGTGGTGCTggtttagtttagtttagtttagtGTTAGTTTAGTTCTACTCAAGTCTACTGTTTTAGTTTGTACCGAGTCAGTACTAAAAGTAAACCAATTTATGACtgaatgggatgatggatgggatggggttaGGGAATCGGGGGTTGGTTtccttgattgttgttgctgcgtATCGTGTTCGGTATACGTGTATTTATTGTATAGATCGGTATTTCGCTTCtatctataaatactagtacttctactacttctatTTCTATACTCGCTATACATAGGTCAATGATATATATGATGCTACCTTACTTATTAGCTAGTACTATGAGGTAGGGATACCaattatactactactatacaagTAGAACACACGTCTTTTACACATTTCATATTCAATTGACTTATTACACATCTAACAGCATATATACTTGCTATACTACAtgcttacttagtacttGAAAAGGTCAAAAAGGCTCTACTATGAGAGCCATGTACTAAATACTATTACACAGCACATTCATAACAGCATCAATGGCTTCATTTCATGCTTCGATCATAGTATAGACAAATCTTGCCCCGCCCCCGCCCCCGCCCCCCATAGTAAGTACCGatataagtaagtagtagcagtaagtaataatatctgaaGTATCGAACATCCAATCCCAACGCCATCTTTTCGAATACATGAATGGAAAGTTGGAATGAAAGGgggacaaagaaaaaacaataTAGAGAAAGATAACAAGCAAGGCACAACCATCCGTAAAACTACATGTTTCTTCTGCTCTGCTCCGCTctgctctcctcccccacccaACAAACAGGCTCCTAAAGAGGTAGTAGGTAGGTTAAGTAAGTAAGGTCTAgatcactcactcacttattcactcatcctccttcagatccatatcatcatcaccaccatcgtcATTGAacaagccatcatcatcgtcttcgcccCCGTCGCCCCCAGTCGTGGCCCcttcgccccctcctccagccaccgccgccccattatcctcatcctcatcctcatcctcatcatcatcagccacTCGTCGACTGACCTTGGCCCGACGACGCTGCACCACatcctgctcttcttcatcctcgtcatcattcGCCCCAGTATCACGCATcgcatgatcatcatcaccacccgcctcgtcctcgtcatccgaatccaccaccatctcactACTCTTGTACTTGCTCTGCTGCGCCTTACTACCAGACCGACGTTCCAGACGCCGGCGCTTCTtcggcgccgccgccgcttcGCCATCGGAGTCCGGTTCCGAGCTCCTCTCCCTGGAAGGAGAATCGCCTCCATCATTGATGAAGTCGTCCTcattgcgcttcttcttgcgcttaGTAGAcgtcgtcctcttcttgcGCTTAACCTTAGCACCCGTCTCCGACTCAGTGGTAAGTTCCGCTTCTTCACGCGcacgctcttcttccgcgcGCTGCTCCGCCAATCGCTGCGCTTCCTCGATCATGCGCTGCCGCTCCTCCGCTACGCGCTGTTTGCGCTCGCGCTCTGCTTCCTGAGCCTTGcgcacttcttcttcgcgctGGCGCTTTTCGGCTTCACGCGCCTCGCGCGCTTGTTGGAGCTTGGCGgcgttcttctcttcgtaTTCCTTTTGACTTTGGAGCGCGCGCTCGAGTTGCTTCAAGATGGTGCGACCCATGTTGGCGCGCTGTTCCAAGGCGCTGGATGGGTACGGTGGGTTCTTGGCTTGAGCTACGCGGTTGAAGGTCTCCACGGCTTGTTGGAGGCCTTCAGCGGCATCTTGGACGTCTTGGACCGTCTTTTGCGTTTCCGGGAGGCCGTAGGTGAGGGAGGCGATTTGGTTCTGGACGAAGGCGACGTTGAATTCGAGGTGGACTTGGCCCGGAGCGACGGAGTGGGCGCGCTGCGCGTAGTCGAGGGCGGTTTTCATAGCCTGCAGGTTCATCTCTTGCTTGCCCTTGGCAAGCCAGACGCGGCCGAGGCAGGCGAGGATTTGTGCGTCGCGGGCGCGGTCTTTGGATAGTGCGGCTTCGTAGTGCTCGATCGATCGGGTGTATTGGCGGAGCTCGGCGTAGACGTGGCCGAGGTTGAGGTAGACGCTGGCGTCGCGTAATGTGTCACGgatcttggagaagatgtGCACGGCGGAGGCGTGGTCCTTTTTATCATCGACAAGGGCGATGGCGATACCTTGGGCGGCGTATGCGTTGCGAGGGTCCAGTTGGAGGGCCTTGTCGAAGAACTCGACGGCTCGCTCATACATCTTGCGCCGCTTTTCTTTATCCTGGTCGCTGTCGCGGCGCATATCGCGCGCTGTAGACAGGTGGATGTTGCCCATGCCCGTCAGGGAGTACCGGTCGTGCTTGTCGTAGTATTGCAGGGTGTGTTTGTAGTGGCGCTGTTCGTGGTCCTCGGCCAGGTTGGCTGCCCGCTTCTTGGACTTGCTGAG of Aspergillus luchuensis IFO 4308 DNA, chromosome 7, nearly complete sequence contains these proteins:
- a CDS encoding uncharacterized protein (TransMembrane:1 (o30-50i)), whose translation is MFLNLTNPELAYAPLTCTCISRAARHVSPLHVSCFLIFFSFSFLTWTGGLDVHPARGRTVPASREDVSNMEFTHSNDWGSCGQEHCMRIEAVLPVQLRLVS